In Pelosinus sp. UFO1, one genomic interval encodes:
- the allC gene encoding allantoate deiminase: MDITLSEIQETMEWLSSISDDKGPGTTRLLYSPSWLKAQKELEARFEALGMKCHFDAVGNLYGTLEGTEMPEKTIATGSHVDTVARGGKLDGQLGIFGGYLAVKNLLETFGRPKKSIQIISMAEEEGSRFPYVFWGSKNIFGLAKKEDVETIKDANGIGFAQAMHNCGFDFATGSKDRKDIEAFIELHIEQGNFLEEENFTVGVVNSIVGQKRYNITLKGEANHAGTTLMRFRKDTVECMARIVIHAIDKAKAAGDPLVITFGKVVPKPNTVNVVPGETLFTMDCRHTDANFLQEFTTGLEADMKEIAGSKGIVIEFDNWMNETPVLMDKNVVDIIERVCKDNKMNYKVMHSGAGHDSQIFATRVPTGMIFVPSIKGISHNPAEDTKVEDLREGIKALAYTLYELAY; this comes from the coding sequence ATGGACATTACGCTGAGTGAAATCCAAGAGACGATGGAGTGGTTATCTTCGATCAGTGACGATAAAGGACCGGGGACAACGCGGCTTCTATACTCACCTAGCTGGCTAAAGGCCCAAAAAGAGCTCGAAGCGCGCTTTGAAGCACTGGGGATGAAGTGCCACTTCGATGCTGTAGGCAACTTGTACGGCACCTTGGAAGGAACCGAGATGCCGGAGAAGACAATTGCTACCGGGTCTCACGTTGACACGGTCGCAAGAGGCGGTAAACTGGATGGACAACTGGGGATTTTCGGAGGATACCTTGCCGTAAAGAATTTGCTTGAAACATTCGGGAGACCTAAGAAGAGCATCCAGATTATTTCGATGGCTGAGGAAGAAGGCTCTAGGTTCCCTTATGTTTTCTGGGGCAGCAAGAACATTTTCGGTCTGGCAAAAAAAGAGGACGTTGAGACAATTAAAGATGCCAACGGAATCGGTTTTGCCCAGGCCATGCACAATTGCGGTTTCGACTTTGCCACGGGCAGCAAGGACAGAAAGGATATCGAGGCTTTTATTGAACTACACATCGAACAAGGTAATTTCCTTGAAGAAGAGAATTTCACGGTTGGTGTGGTGAATTCGATAGTGGGGCAGAAGCGCTATAATATTACACTCAAAGGCGAAGCAAACCATGCTGGCACCACCCTCATGCGTTTCCGCAAAGATACGGTTGAATGTATGGCCCGCATCGTGATCCATGCCATTGATAAAGCGAAGGCTGCGGGCGATCCGCTGGTCATCACTTTTGGTAAAGTCGTGCCAAAGCCCAATACGGTCAACGTTGTTCCAGGAGAAACCTTGTTTACAATGGATTGCCGTCATACTGATGCAAACTTCCTGCAGGAATTTACAACCGGTCTTGAGGCTGATATGAAGGAAATTGCTGGCAGTAAGGGCATTGTGATTGAATTTGACAACTGGATGAACGAGACGCCCGTATTGATGGATAAAAACGTCGTTGATATTATTGAGCGTGTCTGCAAAGATAACAAGATGAATTACAAAGTTATGCACAGCGGTGCTGGTCATGACTCTCAGATTTTTGCGACCCGGGTTCCCACAGGAATGATTTTTGTCCCGAGTATCAAGGGGATTAGTCATAATCCGGCGGAAGATACGAAAGTCGAGGATCTTCGTGAGGGAATCAAAGCGCTGGCATATACGCTCTACGAACTTGCTTATTAA
- a CDS encoding sulfide/dihydroorotate dehydrogenase-like FAD/NAD-binding protein, whose translation MYKIIVKQQIAPSVQLYEVEAPLIAKKAKPGQFVILRINEDGERIPLTIADFNREKGTITLIFQEVGASTVELGLLNEGDFLLDLVGPLGKATHIEKIGTVVCVGGGIGIAPVYPIARGMKEAGNEVISIIGARSEDILIYEQEMAAISDELIITTDDGSKGLKALVTQPLKELLDSDKTISLVVAIGPVIMMKFVAETTRPYGVPTVVSLNPIMVDGTGMCGGCRVSVGNENKFACVDGPEFDGHKVDFDILMARQRMYKPHEKQHSEHVAGKGGCKCHSH comes from the coding sequence GTGTATAAAATTATTGTTAAGCAGCAAATAGCGCCTAGTGTCCAACTTTATGAAGTAGAGGCACCACTCATTGCTAAAAAGGCTAAACCAGGACAATTTGTTATTTTGCGTATCAATGAAGATGGAGAGCGTATTCCGCTAACAATTGCTGACTTTAATCGAGAAAAAGGCACCATTACACTGATTTTCCAAGAAGTAGGCGCATCTACGGTAGAATTGGGTCTTCTAAATGAAGGTGATTTTCTATTAGATTTAGTGGGACCTCTTGGTAAAGCAACACATATCGAAAAAATAGGTACTGTTGTATGTGTAGGTGGCGGTATCGGCATTGCACCTGTATATCCTATTGCTCGTGGCATGAAGGAAGCAGGCAATGAAGTAATTTCGATTATTGGTGCTCGCTCAGAAGATATACTGATTTATGAGCAAGAAATGGCGGCAATCAGTGATGAACTCATTATCACTACAGATGATGGTTCAAAAGGGTTAAAAGCCTTAGTCACCCAGCCTCTAAAGGAACTCTTAGATTCTGATAAAACCATAAGCCTCGTTGTGGCAATTGGACCTGTTATTATGATGAAATTTGTTGCCGAAACCACACGTCCCTACGGCGTTCCCACAGTGGTAAGTCTTAACCCAATTATGGTAGATGGAACAGGCATGTGCGGGGGTTGCCGTGTATCTGTTGGTAATGAAAATAAATTTGCTTGTGTGGATGGTCCAGAATTTGATGGGCACAAAGTAGATTTTGACATATTAATGGCTCGCCAGCGGATGTATAAACCACATGAAAAACAACATAGCGAGCATGTCGCTGGTAAGGGAGGATGCAAATGTCACTCTCACTAA
- the arcC gene encoding carbamate kinase — protein MNKQLVIALGGNALGNTPDEQKQAVLTAASHIVSLVKDGYKIVIVHGNGPQVGMINLAFELAYKQNSNVSAMPFAECSAMSQGYIGFHLQNALQNTFMEQGMTTHVSTAITQVIVNQHDPAFQHPTKPVGLFYSEEEAKEIGQERGYTFVEDSGRGFRRVVPSPEPVDIKEKGTIRCLMENGDVVIACGGGGIPVCREEGMLHSVDAVIDKDKAAAKLADVINADTFVVLTAVPRVAINFGTPDQKWLERITVDEANRYIEEGHFAPGSMLPKVEAAIKFVKSGPGREAIITSLENAYKAVTEDNGTIICSE, from the coding sequence ATGAACAAACAGTTAGTTATCGCTTTAGGAGGGAATGCGCTGGGCAATACTCCTGATGAACAGAAACAAGCCGTCCTGACTGCTGCTAGTCACATTGTGAGCCTTGTCAAAGATGGATATAAAATAGTTATTGTCCATGGTAACGGACCGCAAGTTGGAATGATTAATCTGGCCTTTGAACTCGCATACAAGCAAAATTCAAATGTCTCCGCCATGCCATTTGCCGAATGCTCAGCCATGAGCCAAGGATATATCGGATTTCATTTGCAAAATGCCCTGCAAAATACGTTCATGGAGCAAGGAATGACGACACATGTATCAACAGCCATCACCCAGGTCATTGTCAATCAGCATGATCCGGCTTTCCAGCACCCAACCAAACCGGTTGGCCTATTTTACTCAGAAGAGGAAGCTAAAGAGATCGGACAGGAGAGAGGCTACACCTTTGTCGAGGACTCGGGAAGAGGTTTTAGGCGCGTGGTTCCATCACCCGAGCCAGTTGATATCAAGGAAAAAGGGACGATCCGCTGCCTCATGGAAAACGGAGACGTCGTTATTGCCTGTGGAGGAGGGGGGATTCCCGTATGTCGCGAAGAAGGTATGCTTCACAGTGTTGACGCAGTGATCGACAAAGATAAAGCAGCAGCCAAACTGGCAGATGTTATCAATGCGGACACATTCGTTGTCCTGACGGCGGTGCCTCGTGTTGCCATCAATTTTGGCACACCCGACCAAAAATGGTTGGAGCGTATCACCGTTGACGAAGCCAATCGATATATTGAAGAAGGACACTTTGCCCCGGGGTCTATGCTGCCAAAAGTCGAGGCGGCTATCAAGTTCGTTAAATCCGGACCAGGCCGGGAAGCCATCATTACATCTTTGGAGAATGCGTATAAAGCGGTCACCGAAGATAATGGTACGATAATCTGTTCTGAATGA
- a CDS encoding MFS transporter — protein MNTQALTKSYPENYWKRLVFTFCMGWTIIWIYRAMLSPIYPEIQSTIGPQTNAAMGLIASCYFFGYTALQIPSGFLVDKFGQKKVLIPGFIIFAAGVFSIASATSITAIYIGAVLAGVGCGTYYGSAYSLTSQHVPAEKKGLQTAIVNSGSALGMILGMTGSSYFVKTMGLPWQTMVVVSGCLLVFLVLWFVFVIVEPSKVAPVPEASANRKGEATTEVVAKSKDSIFRLSLVSCYFMYFTTCYAYYLIVTWLPKFLEAERGIKGGMIGLMVSMIAVTAVPGALYFARMSDKKRDKKADIVVFLSIASFILIAISMFVPDTTSLVIVLLLYGFLGKMAVDPVLISYVSDQADKKTMATTLGTFNFFGMSSSVVAPALTGYVMDKTGSGVWGFYLGAILLIIGAIFFYVANKINKKGLDKEISHELS, from the coding sequence ATGAACACACAGGCATTAACAAAATCGTATCCAGAGAACTATTGGAAACGCCTCGTATTCACGTTCTGTATGGGGTGGACCATCATCTGGATTTACAGAGCGATGCTGTCTCCAATTTACCCTGAGATTCAAAGCACAATCGGACCTCAAACGAATGCTGCCATGGGCCTTATTGCGTCATGTTATTTCTTTGGCTATACGGCGCTCCAAATTCCATCAGGTTTCTTAGTCGATAAATTTGGTCAGAAGAAAGTTCTGATTCCTGGATTTATAATCTTTGCCGCCGGTGTTTTCAGTATCGCCTCTGCGACGTCGATTACCGCGATTTATATAGGCGCTGTGCTGGCCGGTGTTGGTTGCGGCACCTATTATGGTTCAGCTTACTCTCTGACATCACAACATGTACCCGCAGAAAAGAAAGGTTTGCAAACTGCTATCGTTAACAGTGGCTCTGCACTGGGTATGATTCTCGGTATGACCGGCTCAAGCTACTTTGTTAAAACAATGGGTTTGCCATGGCAGACAATGGTTGTCGTTTCGGGCTGTCTGCTTGTCTTCCTCGTTCTGTGGTTTGTCTTTGTAATTGTTGAGCCAAGCAAAGTTGCTCCAGTTCCCGAGGCTTCTGCTAATAGAAAAGGTGAGGCAACAACTGAAGTTGTTGCGAAATCCAAAGATTCCATATTCCGTCTTTCATTAGTAAGTTGTTACTTCATGTATTTCACAACCTGCTATGCGTATTATTTGATCGTCACCTGGCTGCCAAAATTCCTTGAAGCTGAGCGCGGCATTAAAGGCGGCATGATTGGACTTATGGTATCCATGATAGCTGTTACGGCTGTCCCTGGGGCCTTGTATTTCGCCAGAATGTCTGACAAAAAGCGTGACAAGAAAGCCGATATCGTCGTTTTTCTTTCAATTGCTTCATTTATCCTGATTGCAATTTCCATGTTCGTACCAGACACCACCAGTCTTGTCATCGTCTTGCTCCTTTATGGATTCTTGGGTAAAATGGCCGTTGACCCTGTTTTGATTTCCTATGTGTCCGACCAAGCTGACAAGAAAACCATGGCTACAACACTTGGTACCTTCAATTTCTTCGGTATGTCTTCTTCTGTTGTGGCTCCGGCCCTTACAGGCTATGTCATGGATAAGACAGGTTCAGGTGTTTGGGGCTTCTACCTGGGAGCCATCCTCTTGATCATTGGTGCAATTTTCTTCTATGTAGCAAATAAGATAAACAAAAAGGGTTTAGATAAGGAGATTAGTCATGAGCTATCTTAA
- a CDS encoding alanine--glyoxylate aminotransferase family protein, whose protein sequence is MYKELNTSVCTLMTPGPVEVEPRVLRAMCTSILGQFDPEFTELMNQTMEMLRTVFQTKNHWAFPIDGTSRAGIEAVLCSIIEPGDRVLIPIYGRFGHLLTEIAERYGADVANIETDWGQVFDPQVVIQEIRKVKPKIVAMVHGETSTGCMQPLKEIGEACRELDILFVVDAVATIGGTAVKVDEWKIDAAIGGTQKCLSVPSGMAPITFNSRVEAVLLQRKKIERGLTDASEPQNQQARLIRSNYFDLSQLMDYWSPVRLNHHTEATSMLYALREGLRIVLEEGLEARFIRHKLHEKALVQGIQAMGLKIYGDPNCKLPVVTSITIPDGIDGESVRRMLLQDFQIEIASSFGPLKGKIWRIGSMGYSCRKKNVLHVLGALEAVLIRHKVKVCAGDAVQAALDIYQKEE, encoded by the coding sequence ATGTATAAAGAGTTGAATACTTCAGTGTGTACACTAATGACGCCAGGTCCCGTTGAAGTTGAACCAAGAGTGCTCAGAGCCATGTGTACTTCCATATTGGGGCAGTTTGACCCTGAGTTTACCGAGCTTATGAATCAAACAATGGAAATGCTTAGAACTGTTTTTCAGACTAAGAACCATTGGGCTTTTCCTATTGATGGTACTTCAAGGGCTGGTATCGAAGCCGTTCTCTGTAGCATTATTGAACCTGGAGACCGGGTGTTAATTCCGATTTATGGCCGCTTCGGTCATTTGCTTACGGAAATCGCCGAGAGGTATGGCGCTGATGTTGCCAATATTGAAACAGATTGGGGGCAGGTCTTTGATCCTCAAGTGGTGATTCAAGAAATACGGAAAGTTAAACCGAAAATTGTGGCCATGGTCCATGGAGAAACTTCAACGGGGTGCATGCAACCATTAAAAGAAATTGGTGAAGCGTGCCGTGAATTAGATATTTTATTCGTAGTTGATGCAGTTGCCACAATTGGCGGAACAGCCGTAAAGGTTGATGAATGGAAAATTGATGCTGCCATTGGTGGTACCCAAAAGTGCTTATCTGTTCCATCTGGCATGGCACCAATTACTTTTAATTCACGGGTGGAGGCTGTATTATTGCAGCGTAAGAAAATTGAAAGAGGTTTAACAGATGCGAGTGAACCGCAAAACCAGCAAGCAAGGTTAATCCGTAGCAACTATTTTGACCTTAGTCAACTTATGGATTACTGGAGTCCGGTTCGCCTGAATCATCACACGGAAGCGACTTCCATGTTATATGCTCTGCGTGAAGGATTGCGAATTGTATTAGAGGAAGGGCTTGAAGCGAGATTCATTAGGCATAAATTACATGAAAAGGCGCTGGTTCAAGGTATTCAGGCTATGGGTCTGAAGATTTATGGTGATCCAAATTGCAAGCTTCCTGTAGTGACATCAATCACTATACCAGATGGAATCGATGGTGAATCAGTTCGCCGTATGTTACTGCAAGATTTTCAAATTGAAATTGCTAGCTCCTTTGGTCCTTTGAAAGGTAAAATTTGGAGAATTGGTTCTATGGGTTACAGTTGCAGAAAGAAAAATGTTCTTCATGTATTAGGAGCATTAGAGGCTGTACTGATTCGTCACAAAGTAAAGGTATGTGCTGGAGACGCGGTTCAAGCTGCCTTAGATATCTATCAAAAAGAAGAATAA
- the allE gene encoding (S)-ureidoglycine aminohydrolase codes for MSYLNNVVGYRKDLLSNRSVVKKNNYALLDPDGLVKNVIPGFENCDITILGSPKLGASFVDYLVTIYADGKNELGFGAEGVETLFYLLDGSLVVKAGDQSYSLHKGGFVYCPPGTKLYFHNESGEVAKAFMYKRVYMRLEGFEPYVVTGNTESMEWTIYEGMEDVLIKDFLPKDLAFDCNFHILSFKPGASHGYIETHVQEHGAYCLSGQGMYNLDNDWIPVQKGDYIFMSAYSLQACYAVGRGEDFAYVYSKDCNRDVTL; via the coding sequence ATGAGCTATCTTAATAATGTTGTCGGATACAGAAAAGATCTTTTAAGTAATCGATCCGTAGTCAAGAAAAACAACTATGCACTGCTTGACCCCGATGGTTTGGTCAAAAATGTCATTCCTGGTTTTGAGAATTGTGATATCACAATTCTCGGTTCCCCCAAGCTAGGTGCTAGTTTTGTCGATTATCTCGTTACCATATACGCGGATGGCAAGAACGAACTTGGCTTCGGTGCAGAGGGTGTTGAAACGCTGTTTTACTTGCTGGATGGCAGCTTGGTCGTCAAAGCCGGGGATCAGTCTTATTCCTTGCATAAGGGTGGATTTGTCTACTGTCCCCCTGGAACAAAGCTTTATTTTCATAACGAAAGCGGCGAAGTGGCCAAGGCGTTCATGTATAAGCGTGTTTACATGCGTTTGGAAGGCTTTGAACCGTATGTTGTTACAGGCAATACGGAATCTATGGAATGGACAATTTACGAAGGCATGGAAGATGTTTTGATTAAAGATTTTTTGCCCAAAGATCTGGCCTTTGACTGTAATTTTCATATCCTCAGCTTCAAACCCGGTGCTTCCCATGGCTATATTGAGACACATGTTCAGGAACACGGCGCTTACTGCCTAAGTGGACAGGGTATGTATAATCTGGATAACGACTGGATTCCTGTTCAAAAGGGCGACTACATTTTTATGAGCGCATATTCCCTGCAGGCCTGCTACGCAGTGGGTCGCGGCGAAGACTTCGCCTATGTCTATTCCAAAGATTGTAACCGTGATGTGACTCTCTAA
- the fdrA gene encoding DUF1116 domain-containing protein: MLYTVIKKNSYQDSINLMLLTNSINTLAGITKCSIMMGTDANKDILKNSGLLTAEAESAAPSDMIIVVETADEKIVENVLSETDKFLNDLAVKRKNNNALSVTSIEAALEEMPDANLALFSIPGEYAADEIEKALDQGLHVFSFTDNISLEDEVRLKQKAHEKGLLLMGPDCGTGIISSIPIAFTNVVRPGNIGIVGASGTGIQEVTTIIDRLGGGVVHAIGTGGRDLSEEVNAVTVRDAILGLEYHDPTDVIVVISKPPAKKVRDEIVELLHSVTKPVVAIFLGEKPDHHEGNVYLAHTLEETAMIALDLAKNRPVKPNYMEEINYEVQTPLALDKTVKGLYSGGTLAAEAGMLITEALGLGKLTKKEGYILSVNGYEVMDLGDDIYTQGKPHPMIDPEIRIKKIGEYATDENTGVILLDCVLGYGSHPDMAGALSDAIKDAIQTAKENGRELYFVATVCGTEYDPQSYQQSIKKLKECGVLVEESNAKAVRLALKLKGIDFKEVDKYVVERHAEKKALPKVSDSVIDLLNSKPRIVNIGLSSFTESILAYGGSTVQYDWKPAAGGNKQLIKILNKLSKMEEIEKANSEVIDKMKSSQPFLMDVVPAKSVIEILNDRVLLHAGPPIEYKNMTGPMKGACIGAILFEGWAKDEKSATELLESGGVKFTPCHHVNAVGPMGGITSGNMPVFVVNNKLDGSIGYCIMNEGIGKVLRFGAFSEEVVNRLIWMRDCLGPVLSKALQRKEGGLNLNVLIAKAITMGDEFHQRNIAATLNFLKEITPLITELDIDEKEKYSVIKFLADTDQFFLNIMMAASKSIVDCARKVTNGTVVTTMARNGENFGVKISGMGDEWFTAPVNTPNGLYFTGYSEGDANPDIGDSAITETVGVGGMAMVAAPGVTRFIGAGGFHDALKISDEMDQICISNNSNWSIPTWDFKGACLGIDARKVVATGITPLINTGIAHKNMGVGQIGAGTVRAPLACFEKAIIAYAKKLGIDVE; encoded by the coding sequence ATGCTATATACGGTAATTAAGAAAAATAGTTATCAAGATTCGATCAATCTTATGTTGCTCACTAATTCAATTAATACTCTTGCTGGTATAACAAAGTGCTCAATAATGATGGGTACTGACGCAAATAAGGACATCCTTAAAAATAGTGGACTTCTTACAGCAGAAGCTGAAAGTGCAGCTCCAAGTGATATGATTATCGTAGTCGAGACAGCGGATGAAAAGATTGTTGAAAATGTTCTTAGTGAAACGGATAAGTTCTTAAATGACCTGGCTGTTAAAAGAAAGAATAATAACGCCCTAAGTGTAACCAGTATAGAGGCTGCATTAGAAGAGATGCCTGATGCGAATTTAGCATTGTTTTCAATACCGGGAGAATACGCAGCCGACGAGATCGAAAAAGCTCTTGATCAAGGACTGCATGTATTTTCCTTCACCGATAATATCTCATTAGAAGATGAAGTGAGACTTAAGCAGAAAGCGCATGAAAAGGGACTATTATTGATGGGGCCTGACTGTGGAACGGGAATTATTTCCAGTATCCCCATCGCGTTTACAAATGTTGTAAGACCTGGGAACATCGGTATCGTTGGAGCTTCTGGAACGGGCATACAAGAAGTTACGACCATTATCGACAGGCTAGGTGGTGGCGTTGTACATGCAATCGGCACAGGCGGACGTGATTTGAGCGAAGAAGTCAATGCGGTAACCGTTCGTGATGCGATATTGGGACTTGAATATCACGACCCTACTGATGTAATTGTAGTCATTTCAAAACCACCGGCCAAAAAAGTCAGGGATGAAATTGTAGAGCTGCTGCATAGTGTTACAAAACCTGTAGTTGCCATATTCCTCGGCGAAAAGCCGGATCATCATGAGGGTAATGTATATTTGGCACATACTCTCGAAGAAACGGCAATGATTGCGCTGGACCTTGCAAAGAACAGACCTGTTAAACCTAATTATATGGAAGAAATAAACTATGAGGTACAGACTCCACTGGCACTAGATAAAACCGTAAAGGGACTATACTCCGGCGGTACACTTGCTGCCGAAGCGGGAATGCTTATCACTGAGGCCCTAGGGCTTGGAAAATTGACTAAAAAAGAGGGATATATCCTCAGCGTCAATGGATACGAAGTAATGGATCTCGGTGATGACATCTACACACAAGGCAAACCACATCCGATGATCGATCCAGAAATTAGAATCAAAAAGATCGGAGAATATGCAACTGATGAGAATACAGGAGTCATACTTCTTGACTGCGTACTAGGATACGGCTCACATCCGGATATGGCAGGGGCATTATCCGATGCAATCAAGGATGCAATACAGACAGCAAAGGAAAATGGACGGGAACTGTATTTCGTAGCAACTGTCTGTGGAACGGAGTACGATCCGCAAAGCTACCAGCAATCAATAAAAAAATTGAAAGAATGCGGTGTATTGGTAGAAGAAAGTAATGCAAAGGCAGTAAGACTTGCCCTTAAATTAAAAGGAATAGACTTCAAAGAAGTTGATAAATACGTAGTAGAAAGACATGCTGAAAAGAAAGCACTGCCAAAAGTCAGCGATAGTGTCATTGACCTTTTAAACTCCAAACCGCGTATTGTAAATATCGGCCTTTCAAGCTTTACAGAATCGATTCTGGCGTATGGCGGAAGTACGGTACAATACGATTGGAAACCGGCGGCAGGCGGCAATAAACAACTGATAAAGATATTAAATAAACTTTCAAAAATGGAAGAGATAGAAAAAGCCAATAGCGAAGTCATTGACAAAATGAAAAGCTCGCAGCCCTTCCTGATGGACGTAGTACCTGCAAAATCAGTCATAGAAATCTTAAATGATAGAGTATTACTTCATGCAGGACCACCGATCGAATACAAAAATATGACAGGACCAATGAAGGGTGCCTGTATTGGGGCGATATTATTCGAAGGTTGGGCAAAGGATGAAAAGAGCGCAACGGAATTGCTGGAAAGTGGAGGGGTGAAATTCACACCTTGCCATCACGTAAACGCAGTAGGTCCTATGGGTGGAATTACGTCAGGCAACATGCCAGTGTTTGTAGTAAATAATAAGCTGGATGGATCCATTGGCTATTGCATCATGAACGAAGGCATCGGAAAAGTACTTCGATTCGGAGCTTTTTCGGAAGAAGTTGTAAATAGATTAATATGGATGAGAGATTGTTTAGGACCGGTATTATCGAAAGCGCTGCAGAGAAAAGAGGGCGGTCTCAACCTGAACGTACTCATTGCCAAGGCCATTACCATGGGTGATGAATTTCACCAAAGAAATATCGCTGCCACACTGAACTTTCTGAAAGAAATCACCCCGCTCATCACAGAGCTTGACATTGACGAAAAAGAAAAATACAGCGTAATAAAATTCTTGGCAGATACAGATCAATTTTTCTTAAACATCATGATGGCAGCCAGTAAATCCATCGTAGATTGTGCAAGAAAAGTTACAAACGGTACGGTAGTTACAACAATGGCTAGAAATGGAGAGAATTTTGGCGTAAAAATAAGCGGAATGGGCGATGAATGGTTCACAGCACCCGTTAACACTCCAAACGGACTCTACTTCACAGGCTATTCGGAAGGTGACGCAAATCCGGATATCGGAGACAGTGCCATCACAGAAACAGTGGGCGTCGGGGGCATGGCCATGGTGGCAGCTCCTGGAGTTACAAGATTTATCGGTGCGGGCGGATTCCATGACGCATTAAAAATCTCAGATGAAATGGATCAAATCTGTATTTCTAATAATTCGAATTGGAGCATTCCAACTTGGGACTTCAAGGGAGCGTGCCTCGGGATCGACGCTAGAAAAGTAGTGGCAACTGGCATTACGCCTCTGATCAATACGGGAATAGCGCATAAAAACATGGGAGTAGGTCAGATCGGAGCTGGAACAGTGCGTGCACCGCTGGCTTGCTTTGAAAAAGCAATCATTGCATATGCGAAAAAATTGGGGATAGACGTTGAGTAG
- a CDS encoding DUF2877 domain-containing protein: MSSNELKHNREVKSNLLPLYLKNHRVGKVHSKFNIGLNVQFDDALIYVGGGGSPLSSFGLNIEEEKLNAILTSVRIDDMVVNKDDKLIFYSVDGTINIYYKEIEEVDLTLPKIKCSINEIPNTGLYNYLENIEFEKCIGIKLDEETSKHVDLLLNSDKADWNINVMIIRFFAGRGKGLTPSGDDILIGFTLALMMFGKFNIWRQALESGVTRDRTTMISVAYLSALLEGYASEYFIRLVKLIDDVEMAAIEETIEEVRSFGHTSGNDTLFGFLLGLKFLRNQKVYTFSIPSKND, encoded by the coding sequence TTGAGTAGTAATGAACTCAAACATAATAGAGAGGTAAAGAGCAATCTATTGCCTCTCTATCTTAAAAACCATCGCGTCGGTAAAGTGCACAGCAAATTTAATATCGGGCTCAATGTACAATTTGATGATGCTTTAATTTATGTTGGTGGTGGCGGGAGTCCCCTTTCTTCATTCGGACTGAATATAGAAGAAGAGAAGCTAAACGCGATACTTACTTCTGTAAGAATCGATGATATGGTTGTAAACAAAGATGATAAGTTAATTTTTTATAGTGTGGATGGAACAATAAATATTTATTATAAAGAGATAGAAGAGGTAGATTTAACGCTTCCAAAAATCAAATGCAGCATTAATGAGATACCTAATACTGGACTATATAACTATTTAGAAAACATTGAATTTGAAAAATGTATAGGAATCAAATTAGATGAAGAAACCAGTAAACATGTAGATTTATTATTGAATTCCGATAAGGCAGATTGGAATATCAATGTTATGATTATAAGATTTTTTGCCGGCAGAGGTAAAGGATTGACACCTAGCGGAGATGACATTCTCATAGGATTTACACTAGCGCTTATGATGTTTGGCAAATTCAATATTTGGAGGCAGGCTCTTGAATCGGGGGTCACCAGAGATAGAACGACCATGATAAGTGTGGCATATCTCAGTGCTTTATTAGAAGGGTATGCAAGCGAGTATTTTATACGGCTTGTAAAGCTGATAGACGATGTAGAGATGGCTGCAATTGAAGAAACAATAGAAGAAGTACGGTCATTTGGTCATACTTCAGGAAATGATACATTGTTTGGATTTTTATTGGGGTTAAAATTTTTACGTAATCAGAAAGTATACACTTTCTCGATTCCAAGTAAGAACGACTAA